Below is a genomic region from Prunus persica cultivar Lovell chromosome G3, Prunus_persica_NCBIv2, whole genome shotgun sequence.
aactcCAAACCGAATCCACCATCATCCGATTGCCCTCCGAGTCCGAACCTGCCGATGCCTGTGCCGGGTCAATCCGGTCACCATCTTTATGCCCCGTCAATTGCTTCCGACCCGACCCGGTCTGCGGCGTCGACGGCGTGACATACTGGTGTGGCTGCCAAGATGCCCAATGCGCTGGGGTCAAGGTGgcgaaattagggttttgtgaGGTGGGTAGTGGGGGCTCTGCCCCCCATTCTGCCCAAGCGCTGCTTTTGGTTCACATAGTTTGGCTGATCGTCCTCGGCTTTTCGGTATTGTTCGGCCTTTTCTGAgagttttcaatttctggTTCCCATTCGGTTCATTGTTTGGTTGGTTCTTGGAGGCGAGCTTCCAAAGATTGCAGCTTTAGAAGAGCCTTTTTATGTTGGATTTTCAGCTAATATGCAGAGGGGTTTTGGCTGCTACTGGGTACATTGTGGAAGATATATCAAATTCATTGCTTGCTGCACAGTTCTCATAAAATTCATCGGATGCGCACAATTTTTTTGTCACAGCATTTTGGCAAATTGTGGTGCTTGATTTGAGGAGgatgaattctttttttttctttcttttttagctAGAAGATACATTTGGGTTGTTGGGCTTTGTTACAAATTGGTATAGGATTGATTGTAGGTTTGTTAATTGTcgttgatttttcttttttgcttttggagTTTTTGTAGGTGTCAACATGTATCCTAGAGATTGTATTCATATTTGTTGTTCTCTGTAGAATTTTTTCTgtaaacatgaaaaacataAACAGCATTCTGATATCAGGTATTAATTTCAATACATTTTGTTTTGTCCAGTGGATTGGATTTGAACCCCTAAATATTGTAAGACATCGCATACGGTAGGATTTACATTCATTATAACTTCAAGCATTTCCAATGATTTTTCCAGAAAGATTTGAGCTAAGAAGCTTTGGAGGACAGAGGGGAAGCATGTTCTctgttttccctttttatttttcagttgaTAAAAATGAACGAATTAAACCCAATATGCGGTGGCAATGTTGTAGCTGGTGCTGTTGCACCCACCCCACCAAGGAATTGGAGTAGTTGTGTTGTAgcctttcaaaatttcaatgaTTAGTGATCATAAAATTTATGCTCGCCAGCTTCATCTTCACATACAAGTGAATATAAATACGTATATTTTAAGCTGGTTATGGAGTTGATTCAATTTTAAGCTGGTTGGACATCAAGTAAAACAAAAGAGCTTAACCAAGGATCCTTCTTTTAACCATGCATTGGTGTCTTAAGATTCTTAAGATTGCTTGATTGGTCTGCTCTGTTACTTTTCgggtttgtttctttgtttcctgGGCTGTTTTGGTTGGAGGGCTGATGTATTGGGCCTCTCTCTATTAAAAGTTGTGGAAGTGGACCACAAAGTAAGTATggttcctttcttttcttctcttttttttttctccctttttgTTAACAGAGAGAGACTTTAGATGTAATGAGTTTGAATTGCGAGCACCCTAAGTACTCTTTAAAATAGGCCTAAAGGCCGAAACTCCACCAGATTAAACCAACTCCTGCCAGATACGTTGTTAACTTTATAACTGTatgttttaatatatatatatatatagagagagagagagagagagagagagagagagagagagagagaggaaaggtATTTGCTTGTTTTTAATTCTACTACACCAATAGCCAAAGTAGTGGTAAAGAGGCTCTGTTTGGTTGTCATAGAAGACTTTCTTGTTCCTGAGTCAGCATCAGTAGGGCCATGGATCCATTGGCATGGCGCtatattcaataaatttgcattttttttgcaGTAAATCATGACTTTGCACTTGAAATTGAATGGTGGGGATTGCCAGGACCATCACTTTTTCTTCCCAAAGATAAACCCAACTTTTCTCCAAGTGCATTATTCAATTTTGGATCTTATATACCACTATTCCCTTGTAGTTGCCGTCCCTTTGAATACTTAATCCATCCCATCAAATACATCTAAAAACAAAGTATAATAATCTTCtactttctctactcttataTGACCCTATCTCTTCCCTTAGAATACAGCTCATCTTAAACCATGGACTCAGATTCTGTACTGCAGATGagcaagaggaggaggaggagcagcCAAAGAGAAGATCAACCAGTACTTGGCATGGAGAATTTACCATATGAAATTGTCGCCGACATAATTTCAAGGCTGCCCTTTTCATCTCTTGTGCAATTCAGGTATGTATGCCGAGCGTGGCGCAATTTAGCTCAAGACCAACATAATCTTGAATCTCTTGATCATTTTCATAACTCCAACACAGCTGATGAGAACAGTTATCTATGCCTAATCTTTCACTGTGATTATCCCATCAGAAACCATCTTTGTTTTGTAGCCTACCCTTTTGATCATTGTGGCAAAGAGGCACAAATAGTGAAAAAAATCCACACACCTTTCTGTGGTTTAATGCCTGAGTTTGATGTGGTAGGCTCATGTAATGGTTTGCTATGCTTGTCTGATTCTTTATACAATGATGCACTTTACATATACAATCCATTCACTAGGGATTATAGAGAGCTGCCCAAGTCAATTCAATTTCCTAATCAAGAAGTGATTTATGGATTTGGGTTCCATCCAATTACTAAGGAATATAAGGTGGTTAAGATAGTTTATTATAGGAATGCAAATAGGGGCTCATGGCATCGATTTCGAGTCTATCGTCCACAATCAGAAGTTCAAGTTCTCACTCTGGGAAGCTCCAATTGGAGAAGTATAGGCAAAACATCTCACTACCTTCATCACTGGCCTGCACAGGTCTTGGTCAATGGAAGGCTTCACTGGGTtacttggagaagaagatacCACCCGGGACGAAAGCTCATCTCTTTTGACTTGGGAGATGAGCAATTCAGGGAGGTCCCAAAACCTGAGGCTGATGGCTTAAATAGGTGGGATTATCATCTGCTGGTTGTAAGAGGCTGCCTTGCTGCAGTTTTCTATTGCAGCTTTGGGAAATTGGAGATGTGGGTTATGAAGGAGTATGGTGTGAAGGAAGCTTGGGTCAAAGAGCTGAGCATAGCAAGCCATGTGCCAAAGGCATTGAAACAAGATGTCGATAGATCATGGAAGATTTCAAAGATTGCTATCAGAGGAAGATATGTGAgggttttgtgtgttttggggAGTGGCCAGATCTTGTTGGAGTACAAAAGCAGAGCTCTAGTTCTCTATGACCCAAATGGTGGAAATTTTCAAGATCTTGTGTTTCAGGGGATGCCAAAATGGTTTCAAACTGTTGTTCATCTGGGCAGACTTAACCAAATTCATACCCTTGTTAATATGTGAAGGGTTCAAATCCATGACTTTTAGTTTATGCTTCTCTTTCCCTGTAAGTCTGCTGATTGAAACAGATCATCTTTGTTATTGTTGCAGTGTTTGCATATCGATTTGATTCAGGAAATTGAAATGTTTCCTCAAgttgatttcttaaaattcTTCAAAACCATCTTTGATCAATCCACACTTATCAAACAGCCTTTCtaaacaatgaaatgaaatcaaCATCAGATTCATATTGCTTACAGCTACTGCCCTGCCATACATTAATAATTGTACCATCTTTGAATtacttttgcattttttttctttggtgaaaaagttcaatttgcattttctttcTGTCCTTTTTTAAGATCATTGGGCCCATACGTCTCTTTCAAGAAGTTAAATACGTCTAGAGTCCTTAACACTTTTATCATACCACTCCAAGTGTCATGAGATTACAGAGGGATCCCAAATAGCAAACCTTTCGAATTGGTAGTTTGATACAGTAATGAGGAAAGGTTTGTTGACCCAATTGTGGCGAGAAAATGCACATTCGTCCACTGTTCAACAGAATTAAGTatttcctttgtttctttttttaatgaaaaaaaaccaaaactttgAGTACAAATTATACATGCAGACCGGAGAACATTGCTTTTGGTCAAATTGGCTAGCATGCTTGCTTAGGTCCTATCTCTTTCGAAATCGAGGGCGGATGCTTGCATTGTGTGACCTACACTGAGGAGCTAATCTCGCACACTACTTCTCAAACGCTCCAGGATGTACCCTTCACCTGTTAGGTACTGGACCAAGCcttcaaaaacaaacaaatattatcaAACATGCTGAAACAGAGCAAACACTTATTGTTCAACGAATTGTAGTGTGGCTCTGTAGCTGATTTTGCAAAAGAAACTGTATGTTTCAGTAGGCAGATAAATTGTTACCATTGGTATAATCTCGACAATCGTGATGGCCAACCCTCAAATTAGTGTCCCAGACTTTGTTGAATTCAAGTGCCATATCTATGGCACCTGCTTTGGGAGACCCAACAAACCAGCATTTGCTTCTGGGGAGTTTTGACAACTTCCTCATAAGAACAACTCCTAACATTTAGAAAGAACAAATACCATATGAAcaccaagaaacaaaataacaacTGTATATATTCAAACATTTGTAGGGTCACCTGGTATTGCTTTTCCAGAGAGAACTGCAAGGGCTGCAAATATGTTTTCAGGATCTTTTGGTTGAAAATCAAAAACCAAGGCCTGCAAAAAGAGACTCAATGGAATTGGAGTTCAAACTTTCGTATTGAAGGAAACAGAATGGCACATATGGCAAATTGAAGGAAACATACATCTGATATAATTGTTCAATTTGCAAGAAAACAACGATCAtggttggatttttttttaacacttGACACGTGTCTATGGGCCTAACCATAATTAACTttttactttgtatttatgGAACTATGGTTATGCTCATGGACACGTGTCAAATGTTGCAAAGGGTGATGAGAGTACACCttgggttaaagtggtgagcaaaaatgctcccGATAGAAAACCTTAGGCCCTTTTTGGTAAGTTGAATTATGTAGTTGGATAggattcataattttattcaaatgTTTGGTTGCCTAaaagcaacacggattggatTATGTCTAATCTTACTAAAGCCAAATGTAGTAGGATTATGAATCCTGCCAAAATGTTGGGATTAAGTTGGATTGGAGTATGACTAATCCTACTAAGCCATGTAATAGAACATTTCAATTAATCTAACCACATAATCATGCGTAGTATCAATCACATCATTGGATTAGTGTTATCATTTCCAATCCAATGTAATCCAATTCTACCAtataatccaatccaatcccagCCGCCAACAAAgcaaaacacaaataaatatagtaaattaaagCCAACCAAGGAAAATCGGGCAAGAAAATCCAAAAGAATTAGCgaactagctagctagctacctTATCTAGAGAATTGGAGGGATAAGAAGAACCTGAGAATGAGATGGAGGTGAGGAGGGTTTAACAATAACCATGAAATGCTGCAAATCCCAGAGATTGAGAGAGTGAGCAGAAGAGGCAAGAAGCTGAGCAGGCCCTTTTGTGGCTCTTAGAGGCACTGCTGCAACATACACCTCATCTCTTCCTTTGGTTACTGTAGGTTTCATGAGCAGTGAAGCCATGGATGCTTTGAAAAAGCACCTGAGCCAACCGTTAGTGGCTTAGAGCGGTTGGAAGACGAAGCTACAAGTGGACAACACAAAtatggaaaaattaaaaatataaataaaatctgTCCACTGGGCCTTGGTCTTGGTGGAAGTCTATTTTCTGATCAATTATGTCCaagaattttatataaaagacAAATGTTGTGAAGGCCAtgcccaagaaaaaaaaaagttgggaGAGTCCTTCACGTTGTTTAGAtttgcttttccttttctggaCCATCTagctttataatttatattggAAGCTTTTCTATAGTTAATGATATTGAAATTGAACTGTTGAACTTGATGTGTGTGTATAATGGTAGATAAAATGTGTCGTATGTATTATTTACACTGACTACTCCATTTCCATATGCTTTGCATGATCGCTTTCACATTTGAACTACATGTCACATTAGTCTTCTTGGTTTTGGGCATAATTATAGGCCAGTAATTTTAACActtgttttttcaaaatcttGCAGTCGTTATGCGAGTacgaaaatattataaaatattcaatttagaGTCTATATAGTTAAAAGATAAGTGCTAATATCATTATTTTAAGGTTCTGTGtgagatgaatttgtatgCGCAGCGAgactaatttttttctctcgaTACAAAATGAGACTGATTTAAGACTTAATGAAGCTCACATGAATGATggatatggtttttttttttttttttttttttttggagggtACTTCATGGGCTATCAGaagttatatattttttaataactaaTGTTTACATGTACACTATCTCATTCTCCATGTACCAGAATTcacaataaataataaataataattcaaaaagTTTAATCACTTCTCGGCGTGATGTGCTACCACATGATGCACCTTTAAATTTGCTGGAAAGGAAAAGGAGATGAGAAAAAATATTAGGAagaatatacaaaaaaaattgtttgagTAGAAATTGGACGTGACACAATTATCATCAACCAAGTAAAGATCTTATTACTCAAATGCAACACATTCATCCCCATGATGATCTTCTATCAAACATACATACATGCACCACAATAGAATTCAAAAGGGTCTTAGCTTTTAACTTGGAAACTCAACCAAACCCCAATGCATATATGAAAATCTAAGATCTAACATGCATGTCTACCATATATATGGCAAGCTAGCATGGTTACATGTGAGTGGAAAATACATCGCTGACATGGTGTATCCGTACCAATCAATAATTTCTCGTTCCATACACCTCGTTTTCCCTAATTACTCCTTATTTAAGTTCTTAGACCACTAAATTCTAAAGACATCGATCACTTCACATGCAAGCAAACCCCACATACCCACT
It encodes:
- the LOC18783321 gene encoding uncharacterized protein LOC18783321 — translated: MDTQFPKSLISFFTLILFAFFIVLCSFPTVRSELQTESTIIRLPSESEPADACAGSIRSPSLCPVNCFRPDPVCGVDGVTYWCGCQDAQCAGVKVAKLGFCEVGSGGSAPHSAQALLLVHIVWLIVLGFSVLFGLF
- the LOC18781852 gene encoding F-box protein At3g07870; this encodes MDSDSVLQMSKRRRRSSQREDQPVLGMENLPYEIVADIISRLPFSSLVQFRYVCRAWRNLAQDQHNLESLDHFHNSNTADENSYLCLIFHCDYPIRNHLCFVAYPFDHCGKEAQIVKKIHTPFCGLMPEFDVVGSCNGLLCLSDSLYNDALYIYNPFTRDYRELPKSIQFPNQEVIYGFGFHPITKEYKVVKIVYYRNANRGSWHRFRVYRPQSEVQVLTLGSSNWRSIGKTSHYLHHWPAQVLVNGRLHWVTWRRRYHPGRKLISFDLGDEQFREVPKPEADGLNRWDYHLLVVRGCLAAVFYCSFGKLEMWVMKEYGVKEAWVKELSIASHVPKALKQDVDRSWKISKIAIRGRYVRVLCVLGSGQILLEYKSRALVLYDPNGGNFQDLVFQGMPKWFQTVVHLGRLNQIHTLVNM
- the LOC18782298 gene encoding uncharacterized protein LOC18782298 — protein: MASLLMKPTVTKGRDEVYVAAVPLRATKGPAQLLASSAHSLNLWDLQHFMVIVKPSSPPSHSQALVFDFQPKDPENIFAALAVLSGKAIPGVVLMRKLSKLPRSKCWFVGSPKAGAIDMALEFNKVWDTNLRVGHHDCRDYTNGLVQYLTGEGYILERLRSSVRD